TCAACTAATTCGGATTGggttctcaaaaaagaaaaactaaTTCAGATTGGAGGGAGTACATAAAAAAGAACGGTATTGCTAATTTAGACAACCTTTTATTAGCTAGGAGGAACAGGATGGTACATATGCCATCCAAATCCAAGAAACATGTGGTACGTGCAAGCACAATACACACTGTCAGGACATCACGATAAGATGACTGGCAACCGAAATAGCTGCGCAATCATTCATCTTATTACAGTTGGCAtgtactctcttcgttcctaaatacttgtctttctaagcatttcaacaagtaactacatacggagcaaaatgagtgaatctacactctaaaatatgtctacatatatctgtatgtagtagtcatttgaaatgtctagaaagacaaatattttaaaacggagggagtagtagaatttaACACGCGGAGGGTCGATCTTTGAGAGCGTATGAGCCTTTCTTTCACCGCGCATGTCACTCACATGGCTTTCTTCCTAGCGTCTTTGGCACGTCCCTTGTCGCGGATGTCGAGGGACACACCAAGGACATATCTGTCTGCGATGGGCTCGGGGACGACGGTGAAGAGGAACCACACGAGAGCGTGCGCCCAGTAAGGCGTGCACCGGGGCTCGTATCCGATGTAGCGCACGGAGGCGCGGGCGTACGTCTCCGGCGACGGGGCGAACAGGGACGCCTGCCTGATCGAGGCTATTTTCGTCGCCACGTACCAGGGTGCCTGCGCACATCACACAAATTATTCAATCAGTTGcgactttttttttttgaaaaggacgACTGAACCGATGCCAACTGCTTTCCTCATTTACATGCCTTGGACCAAAAAGAACAAGCTGTAGGACATTAACTTTTGAAGTGACACTCGTTAAGTGCTCACACTGTATCCACATGTCATGAATTTGGTTTCTTGTTGAAAACCCCATGTCACTGTTATCCCCATCAGTGTCTATGTAGCTACTGCACACTGTCCAGTACAAGTACAAGTGCACATCTAATTGAACTAACTCGTGTAAGCATGAGAAAAATCATGTTTGAAATGAGAGCCCATAAAACCGTAGCGTCTTTTGCGGGAAAGACATACCTTTAACAAGCGGAGTGTCAAATCATAAAAATGTCAAGCTATTGTTTATATTTTCCAAAGTGTTGTTTACCATGAAATGTACAGAAACATCACGATCATGTaaatgcatttgcatatttatggAGATAACTGAAATTCAGTACAACAGCCCACTATTAACTCCATGCTGGAGAATTCAAAAGGGTTACATGAGACCAACAAATATGAAAGTATGTATTTTAAAAATCAAACAAAAAGAAACGCTAAGAAGAAGATTTTCTTTTGAGCGGTTAGTGAAATGCATCGACTATAAGAGTGATATTAGTTGGTACCTGGCATTGCACATCGATACCTTTGTTCCTGTACTCAACATATAGGCTTCTTGAGAATTGATCGACATATCTGATAGACCAAAGTATATCATTATTGCCGGTTCTCAGAAACGGTTAAGTTTACACAAATAGGAAACAAAATCACTTCGCCTGAGACGCGGGCATGCAACTTCTTGTGAGCCCCCTCCCTCGGTCTATTGTATAATAATCTAGGAAAACCAGTGACATACACAAAGAAAAGAGAAATGGACGTTTGTAACAATCCAAAGGTGTGCGAATACACAAATCCTTACTATAATATTCCAAGTTATACACACAATGGTTTATCTTTAAAGATTTTCTATGTTTATTATCCTAAATTTTGTTTAAAATACAAAGTCAGAATTGAAAAAATGAGGGAATTTTAGTATGCTTTTACATTATGATTATTATCCAACAATTTAGAGCTAAAAATGGTTAGATTTTTTTAGTTACAAAAGAGTCATGTATTGAGAACAGTATTACAATATAGCATGATCATTGGCGGAGCTACATGCAACCCTGCAGGTGCCATGGCCCCCCCAGGTTTGGTAAATTTTGTGAAGAAATTTGTTATATGAAGGTGCAGATTGAAAACCCCAACCAATCTTGTGTAGCTCCACCACTGAGCATGATACGCACCAATATTGTAGAATGATGATGAAAATTGTAAATTAGCTAAACATCGACACTCGGCTTAACGATATGACACTATTTGTAGGTACTGAAAACATATTTAAAAAATCAGATGAAATATGCTAATGTGGGTCCCTACTTATGTGATTTATGCCAAAATTATAAGATAGCCAAAAAAAAGCGTGGGACGACGTGGGGAGCATTTTAACGGACCGAGAGGAGTACTCACGCCTTGGTGGCAGCGTAGACGGCGTAGAGCGGGTCGGACGGCAGGATGGTGGCGGCGCCGGACCCGATGTTCACCACGGCGCCCCGCTTGCGCTGCACCATGCCAGGGAGCACGGCGTGCGTCATCCTCGTGAGGGCCTCGACGTTGAGGCGTATCAGGTTCCTCGTGAGCGCCTCGTCAACCTCATGGAAGTAACGCGCGTACGGGTAGCAGTGGCCGGCGTTGTTGATGAGCACGCCGACGTCGAGGTCTCGGATGGACTCCGCCAGAGCGGCCACGTTGGCGGCGAGCCCGTCTGCGGCGAAGTCGAGGACGAAGGTGCGCACCCCAGCGCCGGGGTGCCTGGCCCTGACCTCTTTGGAGACCGCGGCGAGCTTGTCGGGGCTGCGGCCGACGAGGACGAGGCCGAGCCCCGCGGCGGCGAGCTCGAAGGCGAGCGCGCGTCCGATGCCGTCCGTGGGGCCCGTGACGACGGCCCAGGCGCCGTAGCGGTGGCGCAGCGGCTTGGCGGGGCGGAGGAAGGCCGCGTAGAGCCACAGCGCAAGGCGCAGCGCGGCGCGCGCCGCGACGAGGAGGCCCACCGCTGCGAGCGCCTGCGCCCACGCGGGCTGCGCGCTTGCCCCGGCCATGCGATGGGAAGGAAGCTGGAGCGCGCGTGGACGCAACAGTGAGACGGTTGGGCGGTGGGAAGGTGTAGCTCGAGCTTGACGACGATGCGATCGACGGCCATGCATATATAGCCCCAGGGCCGGGGAGAGGATGGTACGGTAGTTGGCTGCTTGCTGAGGAGTTTCGCGGGGTCGGAGCGCCACAAGCTGGACCGTTGTTAACTATTTTTTGGCTGCGATTAa
The window above is part of the Triticum aestivum cultivar Chinese Spring chromosome 2A, IWGSC CS RefSeq v2.1, whole genome shotgun sequence genome. Proteins encoded here:
- the LOC123185636 gene encoding very-long-chain 3-oxoacyl-CoA reductase 1; this translates as MAGASAQPAWAQALAAVGLLVAARAALRLALWLYAAFLRPAKPLRHRYGAWAVVTGPTDGIGRALAFELAAAGLGLVLVGRSPDKLAAVSKEVRARHPGAGVRTFVLDFAADGLAANVAALAESIRDLDVGVLINNAGHCYPYARYFHEVDEALTRNLIRLNVEALTRMTHAVLPGMVQRKRGAVVNIGSGAATILPSDPLYAVYAATKAYVDQFSRSLYVEYRNKGIDVQCQAPWYVATKIASIRQASLFAPSPETYARASVRYIGYEPRCTPYWAHALVWFLFTVVPEPIADRYVLGVSLDIRDKGRAKDARKKAM